One genomic region from Oncorhynchus clarkii lewisi isolate Uvic-CL-2024 chromosome 21, UVic_Ocla_1.0, whole genome shotgun sequence encodes:
- the LOC139379290 gene encoding ninjurin-2-like: protein MMSTTRGRAERQGGNTSLNMNHYATKKTVAGSMLDVALLMANAAQLKAVLEQGPDFRYYVTVLVLIGSSLLFQVLAGVLFVAMARKDLNNVANQRKLDIMNNVATGLVFITAIINIFITAFGVQKTGLYPKT, encoded by the exons ggtggtAACACCAGTCTGAATATGAACCACTATGCCACTAAGAAGACGGTGGCAGGGAGCATGTTAGACGTGGCCCTGCTGATGGCCAACGCTGCCCAGCTGAAGGCCGTCCTGGAGCAGGGGCCAGACTTCAG GTACTACGTCACCGTCCTGGTCCTCATCGGGTCGTCGCTGCTCTTCCAGGTGCTGGCTGGGGTGCTGTTTGTCGCCATGG CACGTAAGGACCTGAACAACGTGGCCAACCAGAGGAAGCTGGACATCATGAACAACGTGGCCACCGGCCTCGTCTTCATCACCGCCATCATCAACATCTTCATCACCGCATTTGGAGTGCAGAAGACTGGCCTGTACCCCAAAACCTAG